A stretch of DNA from bacterium:
CCCCCTTCCCGGGTGCCCATCCGGATGAAGGGTTTGCCCCCCAGAGATGCCAATTCTCAGGGCACGGAACGAAGGTCCAACCATGCCGGGGGGGTTGTGATCCTCGAAACGCAGGGCCTGACGATGGATTTCCGGGGGTTCCGCGCCCTAGACGGCGTCGATCTGCGGGTCGAGCAGGGGACGATTCACGCGGTGATCGG
This window harbors:
- a CDS encoding ABC transporter ATP-binding protein, with the protein product MDFRGFRALDGVDLRVEQGTIHAVIG